Proteins encoded in a region of the Raphanus sativus cultivar WK10039 chromosome 8, ASM80110v3, whole genome shotgun sequence genome:
- the LOC108819987 gene encoding transcription factor bHLH162, with product MEDLYSELNSLLPQSSREPLPLPDQLDEAASYIKELQVSVEKKRERKRKLVTTAALDKLNSTGCSSMSSSIDVSVPRRLPRIEIQETGSILHISLVTNLEHKFMFHEIVRVLTEELGAEITHAGYSIVNDAVFHTFDCRVEDCDFGATTTSRISESLKKLVNSVN from the exons ATGGAAGATCTTTACTCAGAACTGAactctcttcttcctcaatcttctagg GAACCTCTACCACTACCTGATCAGCTAGATGAAGCTGCAAGCTACATCAAGGAGCTACAAGTGAGCGtggagaaaaagagagaaaggaaGAGGAAGCTTGTTACGACTGCAGCTTTGGACAAATTGAATTCCACAGGATGTTCATCCATGTCCTCGAGTATTGATGTCTCCGTGCCTAGGCGGTTGCCAAGGATCGAGATTCAAGAAACCGGTTCCATTCTTCACATCTCTCTTGTGACAAACTTGGAACACAAGTTTATGTTCCATGAGATCGTTCGTGTTCTCACTGAGGAATTAGGAGCTGAGATCACTCATGCTGGATACTCAATTGTTAATGATGCCGTCTTCCACACTTTTGATTGCAGG GTGGAAGATTGTGATTTTGGAGCTACGACTACGAGTAGAATTTCTGAGAGTCTCAAGAAACTTGTGAACAGTGTCAACTAA